A single Bacillus sp. HMF5848 DNA region contains:
- a CDS encoding GGDEF domain-containing phosphodiesterase, whose translation MMWTKTIIYSSQDALREFLQNHQQIFKKSSSTFVQVYTPSKKYHQGSIIRDYIMTQLPQAVVNEFELEDWKNSIHIAFSVFDETASYMKLEDQDDISEQMFKSLFEHNKDAVLSLDVKGTITSVNKSVEDLINMSADEIIGKSILDFIPKKEKKRVTNHFLRTLAGKEQSYEIDLELKKDTYLYLEVKYVPILVNSNKIGVFAIVRNVTEQTLNKKKITQLAYYDRETQLPNRTCFEEEISKRIKQKDHFSVMFVDMDRFKLINDSLGHSVGDQLLKILATRMQGVLPKYSKLGRFGGDKFIVLLAGKNVASKQREENITIVCNAILEKIAEPLIFQEDEFFITASIGVSVFPADGEDVRRLFRNAEVAMNRAKANGGNRFEFFADEMSKQAKQRLELEKYLRRALSYNELFLVYQPLVDMQTGKVIANEALVRWQHPKLGVVPPSDFIPLAEETGIIQEIGRWVLEKACLTTKRWQEQGYADLVISVNVSAFQFQNANFPSEVKEVLQTTKLAPEYLILELTESTMMSNLDQSVKVMMELKKIGVRVSVDDFGTGYSSLSYLPHLPISKLKIDKSFVQNLQTNPANLAIVQAIITMGEGLALKVVAEGVETSEQMQQLKSLHCHYAQGFHIQKPLKEHEAVQFFHVIVP comes from the coding sequence ATGATGTGGACGAAAACAATAATTTACTCATCTCAAGACGCGTTACGTGAGTTTCTACAAAATCACCAGCAGATTTTTAAAAAGAGCTCAAGTACATTTGTGCAAGTATATACACCATCTAAGAAATATCACCAAGGTTCGATTATACGCGATTATATAATGACTCAATTGCCACAAGCAGTTGTTAACGAATTTGAACTAGAAGACTGGAAGAATAGTATTCACATAGCTTTTTCAGTGTTTGACGAAACTGCTTCCTATATGAAACTAGAAGATCAAGATGACATTTCAGAGCAAATGTTTAAGTCTTTATTTGAGCATAACAAGGATGCTGTGCTTTCACTTGATGTGAAAGGAACAATTACAAGTGTTAACAAATCTGTAGAGGACTTAATCAACATGAGTGCGGATGAGATCATTGGTAAGTCTATCCTTGATTTTATCCCTAAAAAAGAGAAAAAGCGCGTGACAAATCACTTTTTAAGAACGCTAGCTGGAAAAGAACAGTCTTACGAAATTGATCTCGAGTTAAAGAAAGATACATATTTATATTTAGAAGTGAAGTATGTACCAATTTTAGTAAACTCAAATAAAATTGGTGTGTTTGCAATAGTACGAAATGTGACGGAACAAACCCTTAATAAAAAGAAAATTACACAATTAGCTTATTATGATAGAGAAACGCAGCTGCCGAATAGAACGTGTTTTGAAGAAGAAATTAGTAAACGTATTAAGCAAAAAGATCACTTTTCTGTCATGTTTGTTGATATGGACCGTTTTAAGCTTATTAATGATAGTTTAGGACATAGTGTCGGCGATCAACTGTTAAAAATACTCGCAACACGTATGCAAGGTGTACTGCCTAAGTATAGTAAGCTTGGGAGATTTGGTGGCGACAAATTTATTGTTTTATTAGCTGGTAAAAATGTTGCGTCGAAGCAGCGAGAAGAAAACATAACGATCGTTTGTAACGCTATTTTGGAAAAAATTGCAGAGCCTCTTATTTTTCAAGAGGATGAATTTTTCATAACAGCTAGTATAGGCGTAAGTGTGTTTCCTGCAGATGGAGAAGATGTGCGCCGTCTTTTTAGAAACGCAGAGGTAGCTATGAATCGAGCAAAAGCTAATGGTGGAAATCGCTTTGAATTTTTTGCAGATGAGATGAGTAAGCAGGCGAAGCAACGATTAGAGTTGGAAAAATATTTACGCCGAGCTCTATCATATAATGAATTATTTCTTGTATATCAGCCGCTTGTCGACATGCAAACGGGAAAAGTTATCGCGAATGAAGCTCTTGTTCGTTGGCAGCACCCTAAACTTGGTGTTGTGCCGCCTAGTGATTTTATTCCGTTAGCGGAGGAAACAGGTATTATTCAAGAAATAGGTCGCTGGGTGCTCGAGAAAGCGTGCCTTACAACGAAACGATGGCAGGAACAAGGGTATGCCGATCTTGTCATTTCAGTAAATGTATCAGCGTTTCAATTTCAAAACGCTAATTTTCCATCAGAAGTAAAAGAAGTGTTACAAACTACAAAGTTAGCACCGGAGTATTTAATTTTAGAGTTAACTGAAAGTACGATGATGAGTAACCTTGACCAGAGTGTAAAGGTAATGATGGAGCTGAAAAAAATAGGAGTACGTGTGTCGGTAGATGATTTTGGGACAGGGTATTCATCACTAAGTTATTTGCCACACTTACCTATTAGCAAGCTTAAAATTGATAAATCATTTGTGCAGAACTTACAAACGAATCCTGCTAATTTAGCAATCGTTCAAGCAATTATCACGATGGGTGAGGGCTTGGCTTTAAAGGTAGTGGCAGAAGGTGTAGAAACTTCGGAGCAAATGCAACAGCTTAAAAGCCTACACTGTCATTATGCACAAGGCTTTCATATTCAGAAGCCATTGAAAGAACATGAAGCTGTTCAATTTTTTC
- a CDS encoding DUF1516 family protein has protein sequence MTHTHITAWVLALILLLVAVPALKRGQKPKAILIALRVMYLVIIVTGVLLYMAVYEIPPLYHFKALVGIWVIGAAEMLIARLRKGKDTKIAWIHLIVVFVVVLYLGFSLPLGFNWF, from the coding sequence GTGACACATACTCATATTACAGCATGGGTTCTTGCACTCATCTTATTACTTGTCGCAGTGCCGGCACTTAAGCGTGGTCAAAAACCAAAGGCTATCCTAATAGCTTTGCGTGTTATGTACTTAGTCATTATTGTAACAGGTGTTCTGTTATATATGGCAGTCTATGAAATTCCACCATTGTATCACTTTAAAGCGCTTGTTGGGATTTGGGTTATTGGTGCAGCTGAGATGTTAATTGCACGCCTTAGAAAAGGCAAAGATACAAAGATTGCATGGATTCATTTGATTGTTGTTTTTGTGGTTGTATTATATTTAGGCTTCAGCCTACCACTTGGTTTCAACTGGTTCTAA
- a CDS encoding ornithine--oxo-acid transaminase — MCLTKTTDIIQQTEKFGAHNYHPLPIVISQAEGVWVEDPEGTRYIDMLSAYSAVNQGHRHPKIIQALKDQADKITLTSRAFHNDQLGPWYEKVAQITKKDMVLPMNTGAEAVETAVKAVRRWAYDVKGVPAEQAEIIVCEENFHGRTMTAVSMSSNPEYKRGFGPMLPGIKVISYGDTDALRNAITANTAAFIFEPIQGEAGINIPREGFLKEAYDICKENNVLYVADEIQAGLGRSGKMFACDWEQVEPDMFILGKALGGGVFPISCVAANKDVLGVFNPGSHGSTFGGNPLACAVSIAALDVLIDEKLAERSLELGNYFQEKLREIKNPIIKEVRGKGLFIGVELTEPARSYCEQLKEKGLLCKETHENVIRFAPPLIISKEDLDWAIDKIKEVL; from the coding sequence ATCTGTTTGACTAAAACAACAGACATTATTCAGCAAACCGAAAAATTTGGCGCCCATAACTACCATCCACTCCCTATTGTTATTTCACAGGCTGAAGGTGTATGGGTAGAGGACCCTGAAGGGACCCGTTATATTGACATGTTAAGTGCGTATTCTGCCGTTAACCAAGGACATCGTCATCCGAAAATCATTCAGGCCCTTAAGGATCAAGCAGATAAAATTACGTTAACATCACGGGCGTTTCATAACGACCAACTTGGTCCATGGTATGAAAAAGTAGCACAAATTACGAAAAAAGATATGGTTCTTCCTATGAATACAGGCGCTGAAGCTGTTGAAACAGCTGTAAAGGCTGTACGTCGTTGGGCATACGATGTGAAAGGTGTTCCTGCTGAGCAAGCAGAAATCATTGTTTGCGAAGAAAACTTCCACGGTCGTACTATGACAGCCGTTTCTATGTCATCGAATCCGGAATATAAGCGTGGGTTCGGACCGATGCTACCTGGTATTAAGGTAATTTCTTATGGAGATACAGATGCTCTACGTAATGCTATTACAGCTAACACAGCTGCTTTCATCTTCGAACCGATCCAAGGTGAGGCTGGTATTAACATCCCTCGCGAAGGCTTTTTGAAAGAAGCTTATGACATCTGTAAAGAAAACAATGTTTTGTATGTTGCTGATGAAATTCAAGCAGGTCTTGGTCGTTCTGGAAAAATGTTTGCTTGTGACTGGGAACAAGTTGAGCCTGATATGTTTATTTTAGGAAAAGCGCTTGGTGGCGGTGTATTTCCAATCTCATGTGTAGCAGCTAACAAAGATGTTCTAGGTGTGTTTAATCCAGGTTCACATGGCTCAACATTTGGCGGAAACCCGCTTGCATGTGCTGTATCCATCGCGGCACTTGATGTATTAATTGATGAAAAGCTTGCTGAGCGTTCTTTAGAGCTAGGCAATTACTTCCAAGAAAAGCTTCGTGAAATAAAGAATCCAATTATTAAAGAAGTAAGAGGAAAAGGTTTATTTATTGGAGTAGAGCTTACAGAGCCTGCACGTTCGTATTGCGAGCAGCTTAAAGAAAAAGGATTGCTATGTAAAGAAACACATGAAAATGTGATTCGCTTTGCACCTCCATTAATTATTTCTAAAGAAGACTTAGATTGGGCGATTGACAAAATAAAAGAAGTACTTTAG